A genomic segment from Corylus avellana chromosome ca5, CavTom2PMs-1.0 encodes:
- the LOC132183043 gene encoding GDSL esterase/lipase At1g71250: MIIMKEDVQKMVMISNQKLWFATTMVMLIFLQYGAAVGSQRVPAMFVFGDSLVDVGNSNFLNSLAKSNYLPYGCDFRTGAPSGRFSNGETFADMIGRLLGIPYLPAFADPNTVGTRILHGVNYASAAAGILDETGQHYGERYSLSQQVQNFQATLNQLRTLMNGTTLSQYLAKSIAILVFGSNDYINNYLMPSIYPSSYIYNPPDFANLLLNRYTRQILALHSVGLRKLVLAGVGPLGCIPNQRATGRAQPGRCVDYVNQILGTFNVGLKSLVDQLNTNHSGAIFVYGNTYGCFGDILNSPASYGFTVVDRACCGIGQNQGQITCMPLQVPCQNRSHYVFWDAFHPTEVASAILAWRVFSGPPLDSYPINVQQMSLL, from the exons AGAAAATGGTTATGATTTCCAATCAGAAGCTCTGGTTCGCCACCACTATGGTGATGCTTATATTCCTACAATATGGGGCAGCTGTCGGGTCACAGCGGGTTCCAGCTATGTTTGTGTTCGGAGATTCCTTGGTTGATGTTGGTAACAGCAACTTCCTCAACTCCTTAGCGAAATCGAATTACTTACCTTATGGCTGCGATTTCAGAACTGGCGCGCCTTCTGGGAGATTCTCCAATGGCGAAACCTTTGCTGATATGATTG GGAGGCTGCTGGGTATCCCATATCTTCCAGCCTTTGCAGATCCAAACACAGTTGGAACCAGAATACTTCATGGAGTGAATTATGCTTCTGCAGCTGCTGGTATCCTTGATGAGACCGGCCAACACTAT GGTGAGAGGTACAGCCTGAGCCAGCAAGTGCAGAATTTTCAGGCCACTTTGAATCAATTAAGAACATTAATGAATGGGACGACCCTGAGCCAATACCTGGCCAAATCCATAGCCATTTTGGTGTTTGGAAGCAATGATTACATCAACAACTACCTCATGCCTTCCATCTATCCTTCTAGCTACATTTATAACCCTCCAGATTTTGCCAACCTTCTCCTCAACCGCTACACCCGCCAAATTTTG GCGCTGCATAGTGTAGGATTAAGAAAGTTGGTGCTGGCAGGAGTTGGACCGCTCGGTTGCATCCCTAACCAGAGAGCCACCGGTCGAGCCCAGCCGGGAAGGTGCGTGGACTATGTGAATCAGATTCTTGGCACCTTCAATGTGGGGCTCAAATCGCTCGTCGACCAGCTCAACACCAACCACTCCGGTGCAATTTTTGTGTATGGCAATACTTATGGTTGTTTTGGTGACATCCTGAACAGCCCCGCCAGCTATG GTTTCACTGTTGTTGATAGGGCTTGCTGTGGAATTGGGCAGAACCAGGGGCAAATAACGTGCATGCCATTACAAGTTCCATGCCAAAACAGGAGCCACTATGTGTTCTGGGATGCCTTCCATCCCACAGAAGTTGCGAGTGCTATCCTTGCTTGGCGAGTTTTCTCGGGTCCACCCTTAGATAGTTACCCAATCAACGTGCAACAAATGTCTCTACTctga
- the LOC132181153 gene encoding uncharacterized protein LOC132181153 isoform X2 — protein sequence MTPANLAGQFGDTTYTKVFVGGLAWETQKETMKKYFEQFGEILEAVVITDKATGRSKGYGFVTFREPEAAMRACVDAAPVIDGRRANCNLASLGVQRSKPSTPKNGGAGRNFRVMGSFQTGFGGGVGTAFPSAATFPHYAIQQGVPYNLYGYSPYSPDYSYPTSYYSVYGGAAAAQFPMYGTAGPGGMMTGAATAASFYPYLQFGEGSGTGAATGYSSGQSYGVNYPHHLFQYSAINSTGGYPQHYGAPMSLAPTPALQSVCFAVPQA from the exons ATGACACCAGCTAATTTGGCAGGGCAGTTTGGCGATACCACTTACACCAAGGTGTTTGTTGGAGGCTTGGCTTGGGAGACGCAGAAGGAGACCatgaagaaatattttgaacagTTTGGCGAGATCTTGGAGGCTGTTGTCATCACCGACAAGGCCACTGGAAGATCCAAAGGCTATGGATTT GTGACTTTTCGGGAACCCGAAGCCGCCATGAGAGCTTGTGTTGATGCTGCTCCTGTGATAGATGGTAGGAGGGCTAACTGCAATCTTGCTTCTTTGGGTGTTCAGAGATCCAAACCTTCGACACCAAAGAATG GAGGAGCAGGCAGGAACTTTAGGGTAATGGGCTCCTTTCAGACGGGGTTCGGAGGGGGAGTGGGAACAGCTTTTCCTTCAGCAGCAACCTTCCCTCATTATGCCATCCAACAAGGAGTACCTTATAATCTTTATGG GTACTCTCCGTACTCGCCAGATTACAGTTACCCTACG AGCTACTACAGCGTTTATGGAGGGGCGGCAGCAGCCCAGTTTCCCATGTATGGAACGGCGGGGCCAGGTGGGATGATGACCGGCGCGGCCACGGCGGCGTCTTTCTACCCATATCTACAGTTTGGAGAAGGGAGTGGTACCGGAGCAGCCACCGGATATAGTTCTGGACAGAGTTATGGTGTGAATTACCCACACCACCTGTTTCAGTATTCGGCCATCAACTCAACCGGAGGGTACCCACAGCACTATGGTGCACCCATGTCTCTTGCACCTACGCCTGCTTTGCAATCAG TGTGTTTTGCTGTGCCTCAGGCGTGA
- the LOC132182276 gene encoding DNA repair RAD52-like protein 1, mitochondrial, giving the protein MAFSSMKSLGKPVLSFASSSSGPFKSMLLLLQAQSPYKYRSFSSSSISNQVAETEDDVATVSSGISRPISEILKELNKKVPDSLVKVRHEDGFSMKYVPWHLVNRILNLHAPEWSGEVRSITYSVDGKSVSVVYRVTLYGTDAEIFRESTGTASVDDTSYGDPVQKAESMAFRRACARFGLGLHLYHEDMS; this is encoded by the exons atggcatTTTCATCGATGAAATCCCTGGGAAAACCAGTCCTTTCCTTTGCTTCATCTTCTTCTGGCCCTTTCAAGTCGATGCTGCTTCTCTTACAAGCACAAAGCCCATACAAATACCGCTCCTTTTCGTCGTCTTCTATTTCTAATCAAGTGGCGGAAACAGAGGACGACGTCGCAACAGTGAGCTCGGGAATCAGTCGGCCAATCTCCGAAATCCTCAAAGAACTGAACAAGAAAGTCCCCGATTCCCTCGTCAAAGTCCGCCACGAAGATGGCTTCTCCATGAAATATGTTCCCTG GCATCTTGTTAATCGGATTTTGAATTTACATGCTCCGG AATGGTCGGGCGAGGTTCGAAGCATTACCTATTCTGTTGACGGCAAGTCTGTGTCTGTCGTTTATCGGGTGACTCTCTATGGGACTGATGCAGAG ATATTTAGGGAATCGACAGGAACTGCTTCAGTAGATGACACAAGTTATGGGGATCCTGTCCAAAAGGCAGAATCAATGGCATTTCGTCGAGCTTGTGCGCGCTTTGGGCTTGGGCTTCATCTTTACCATGAGGATATGTCATAG
- the LOC132181153 gene encoding uncharacterized protein LOC132181153 isoform X1: protein MTPANLAGQFGDTTYTKVFVGGLAWETQKETMKKYFEQFGEILEAVVITDKATGRSKGYGFVTFREPEAAMRACVDAAPVIDGRRANCNLASLGVQRSKPSTPKNGGAGRNFRVMGSFQTGFGGGVGTAFPSAATFPHYAIQQGVPYNLYGYSPYSPDYSYPTSYYSVYGGAAAAQFPMYGTAGPGGMMTGAATAASFYPYLQFGEGSGTGAATGYSSGQSYGVNYPHHLFQYSAINSTGGYPQHYGAPMSLAPTPALQSGVTVALHAPIPHR from the exons ATGACACCAGCTAATTTGGCAGGGCAGTTTGGCGATACCACTTACACCAAGGTGTTTGTTGGAGGCTTGGCTTGGGAGACGCAGAAGGAGACCatgaagaaatattttgaacagTTTGGCGAGATCTTGGAGGCTGTTGTCATCACCGACAAGGCCACTGGAAGATCCAAAGGCTATGGATTT GTGACTTTTCGGGAACCCGAAGCCGCCATGAGAGCTTGTGTTGATGCTGCTCCTGTGATAGATGGTAGGAGGGCTAACTGCAATCTTGCTTCTTTGGGTGTTCAGAGATCCAAACCTTCGACACCAAAGAATG GAGGAGCAGGCAGGAACTTTAGGGTAATGGGCTCCTTTCAGACGGGGTTCGGAGGGGGAGTGGGAACAGCTTTTCCTTCAGCAGCAACCTTCCCTCATTATGCCATCCAACAAGGAGTACCTTATAATCTTTATGG GTACTCTCCGTACTCGCCAGATTACAGTTACCCTACG AGCTACTACAGCGTTTATGGAGGGGCGGCAGCAGCCCAGTTTCCCATGTATGGAACGGCGGGGCCAGGTGGGATGATGACCGGCGCGGCCACGGCGGCGTCTTTCTACCCATATCTACAGTTTGGAGAAGGGAGTGGTACCGGAGCAGCCACCGGATATAGTTCTGGACAGAGTTATGGTGTGAATTACCCACACCACCTGTTTCAGTATTCGGCCATCAACTCAACCGGAGGGTACCCACAGCACTATGGTGCACCCATGTCTCTTGCACCTACGCCTGCTTTGCAATCAG GCGTGACCGTGGCTCTTCATGCACCAATTCCTCATCGCTAG